A window of the Flavobacterium sangjuense genome harbors these coding sequences:
- a CDS encoding MDR family MFS transporter: MLKTAFQRYINNFKGFTREIWILAFITFINRAGTMVLPFLSKYLKEDLHFSYSEVGWIMVCFGTGSIIGSWLGGKLSDKIGFYKIMIFSLLTSGLMFFVIQFITSFVGLCISMFLIMVVADMYRPAMFVSIGAYAKPENRTRALTLVRLAINLGFAAGPALAGLIIMSIGYRGLFWVDGATCIIAILIFWIKVKEKKKSAFTDKEHPGEVLTHSVFKDKPFWIFLFTCLVSGILFFQVFTTIPLYHKEQFNLTEFQTGLLLTMNGLMIFFLEMPVVSYVERHKISKVKVVTMGCFLMAISIFLMLINTWSGVLIIMMLFMTVGEMFAFPFSNSVALSRAPKGHEGRYMAIYTMSFSLAHIASSKVGMEIIEYYGYQMNWFVMGILGLLGVIFGIWVFRLIQKEHKIL, encoded by the coding sequence ATGCTCAAAACTGCTTTTCAACGCTACATCAACAACTTCAAAGGATTTACAAGAGAAATTTGGATACTTGCGTTCATCACTTTTATCAATCGTGCCGGAACAATGGTGTTGCCATTTCTATCCAAATATTTAAAGGAAGATTTGCATTTTAGCTATAGCGAAGTCGGCTGGATTATGGTTTGTTTCGGAACCGGTTCTATCATTGGCTCGTGGCTTGGAGGCAAACTCTCAGACAAAATCGGATTTTATAAAATCATGATTTTTAGTCTGCTCACCAGCGGACTGATGTTTTTTGTGATACAATTCATTACCAGTTTTGTCGGTCTCTGTATCAGCATGTTTTTGATTATGGTCGTTGCCGATATGTATCGTCCTGCTATGTTCGTATCGATTGGTGCTTATGCCAAACCCGAGAATAGAACCCGCGCGTTGACTTTAGTCCGGTTGGCAATAAATCTAGGTTTTGCTGCAGGTCCGGCTTTAGCCGGATTAATTATCATGAGCATTGGCTATCGTGGCTTGTTTTGGGTTGACGGCGCGACTTGTATTATTGCCATTCTGATTTTTTGGATAAAAGTAAAAGAAAAGAAAAAAAGCGCTTTCACCGACAAAGAGCATCCGGGTGAAGTACTTACGCATTCTGTATTTAAAGACAAACCATTTTGGATTTTTCTCTTTACTTGTTTGGTTTCCGGTATTTTGTTTTTTCAGGTATTCACTACGATTCCGCTTTATCACAAAGAACAATTTAATCTGACAGAGTTTCAGACAGGTTTACTTTTAACCATGAACGGTCTGATGATTTTCTTCCTTGAAATGCCGGTTGTGAGTTATGTTGAACGCCATAAAATAAGTAAAGTCAAAGTAGTTACAATGGGTTGCTTCTTAATGGCAATCAGTATATTTCTGATGCTCATCAATACGTGGTCAGGCGTTTTAATCATAATGATGTTGTTTATGACTGTTGGAGAAATGTTTGCTTTTCCTTTTTCGAATTCCGTTGCCTTAAGTCGTGCACCAAAAGGCCACGAAGGAAGATATATGGCAATCTATACTATGAGTTTTAGTTTGGCTCACATTGCAAGCTCCAAAGTTGGTATGGAAATCATAGAATATTATGGCTATCAGATGAACTGGTTTGTTATGGGAATCCTGGGTTTACTGGGAGTAATTTTCGGGATTTGGGTTTTCCGATTGATTCAGAAGGAACACAAAATACTATAA
- a CDS encoding BlaI/MecI/CopY family transcriptional regulator, with protein MQKLTNKEEEIMQILWKLKKAFVKEVMAEITEDQPHYNTLSTIIRNLEDKGFVSHNAFGNTHQYFPKVKMEDYRKRFMNTAIDNYFNSSYKNMVSFFAEEEKISADELREILAIIENKK; from the coding sequence ATGCAAAAGTTAACAAACAAGGAAGAAGAAATCATGCAAATTTTATGGAAGCTGAAAAAAGCTTTTGTAAAAGAAGTCATGGCAGAGATTACCGAAGATCAACCGCATTACAATACACTATCGACCATTATAAGAAATTTAGAAGACAAAGGTTTTGTGTCTCACAATGCTTTTGGAAACACGCATCAATATTTTCCAAAAGTAAAAATGGAAGACTACAGAAAGCGCTTTATGAATACGGCTATTGACAATTATTTCAATAGTTCGTATAAGAATATGGTATCCTTTTTTGCGGAAGAAGAAAAGATTTCTGCAGATGAATTAAGAGAAATTTTAGCGATAATAGAAAACAAAAAATAG
- a CDS encoding M56 family metallopeptidase, producing MESVFIYLLKSSGLIAVFYLAYHFLVRKETFFNSNRWFLLSGLFTSLLLPLFVIKKIILVEKPKLTMEDLVAYSQQSTRTIQDVPVVEAFDWMQLIWVSYVIIACALVIKIVFNFTSLYRMLYQQQVIKKEKFKLVNLNENIAPFSFFNYIVYNSDLYSNDELQSILLHEKIHSQEKHSLDVLVAKLFCIVFWFNPFVWLYKKAITQNLEYIADQKAIEQLEDKKSYQRALLKVVSHQSCLSITNNFYQSLIKKRIVMLNKNQSHKRNSWKYALIIPALIGFVFLFQIKTIAQEKEAQTFGRKVQSDKQVGVTIDKNSTDAQMKDDAERLKKEHGITLKCSKVKRNSAGEITGIKVEYKDKEGNKGVSQVDGKEPIKPIKFYKYNSSIGFGSPKQVRVFTNNRDEDRVIELAIDDSTDVTSNFDFNFDFDIETPEAPEAPESPEAADAPSLPKHFWNDADSETKIIVKKDGAKPLVILNGKVIEGDESVISKKELDELINSSGKSGDSDAQIIINGKDVMKIRTDAMANAKMQMKRLKPMMKRQMELVRSEKGRARAEMDKARSEIDASKPEMEKAKAEMLLAKEEMLKAKAEMDAAKIELEKARAELKNQKK from the coding sequence ATGGAATCAGTATTCATTTATCTTTTAAAGTCCAGCGGATTGATTGCCGTTTTCTATTTGGCCTATCATTTTTTGGTTCGAAAAGAAACGTTTTTTAACAGCAATCGTTGGTTTCTGTTAAGTGGTTTGTTCACTTCACTCTTATTGCCGCTCTTCGTTATAAAGAAAATCATACTGGTAGAAAAACCAAAACTTACAATGGAAGATTTAGTTGCCTATTCGCAACAATCTACCAGAACAATACAAGATGTTCCTGTTGTTGAAGCATTTGATTGGATGCAACTTATTTGGGTTAGTTATGTCATCATTGCCTGCGCATTAGTGATTAAAATTGTTTTCAATTTTACCTCGCTTTATCGAATGCTTTATCAACAGCAAGTTATTAAAAAAGAGAAGTTTAAACTAGTTAATTTAAATGAAAATATAGCTCCATTTTCGTTCTTTAACTATATCGTTTACAACTCTGATTTGTATTCAAACGATGAACTGCAAAGCATCTTATTACACGAAAAAATCCACAGCCAGGAAAAACATTCTCTAGATGTTTTGGTTGCCAAATTGTTCTGCATAGTGTTTTGGTTTAATCCGTTTGTTTGGCTTTACAAAAAAGCAATAACTCAAAATTTAGAATACATCGCCGACCAAAAAGCCATCGAACAATTGGAAGACAAAAAGTCTTATCAAAGAGCTTTACTAAAAGTAGTTTCTCATCAAAGCTGCCTATCAATAACCAATAATTTTTATCAATCATTAATCAAAAAACGAATCGTTATGTTAAACAAAAATCAGTCCCACAAAAGAAATTCATGGAAGTATGCCCTTATTATTCCGGCATTAATTGGCTTTGTCTTTTTATTCCAAATAAAAACCATTGCTCAGGAAAAAGAAGCGCAAACCTTTGGCAGAAAAGTGCAATCCGATAAACAAGTAGGCGTTACAATAGATAAAAACTCTACTGACGCGCAAATGAAAGACGATGCAGAAAGACTAAAGAAAGAGCACGGAATAACATTAAAATGCTCTAAAGTAAAAAGAAATAGTGCTGGCGAAATTACCGGAATCAAGGTTGAATATAAAGACAAAGAAGGTAACAAAGGAGTTTCTCAGGTCGATGGTAAAGAGCCAATAAAACCAATTAAATTCTACAAATACAATTCAAGTATTGGTTTTGGAAGTCCAAAACAAGTGAGAGTCTTTACCAACAATCGAGATGAAGACAGAGTTATTGAATTAGCAATCGATGACAGCACTGACGTTACCAGTAACTTTGACTTCAACTTCGATTTTGATATAGAGACACCTGAAGCTCCGGAAGCTCCGGAATCACCTGAAGCTGCTGATGCACCGTCATTACCAAAACACTTTTGGAATGACGCTGATTCAGAAACTAAAATAATTGTCAAAAAGGACGGAGCGAAACCTTTGGTAATTCTGAATGGAAAAGTAATCGAAGGTGACGAAAGTGTTATAAGCAAAAAAGAATTAGACGAATTAATAAATTCCTCAGGCAAAAGCGGTGATAGCGATGCCCAAATTATTATCAATGGCAAAGATGTAATGAAAATCAGAACTGACGCCATGGCAAATGCAAAAATGCAAATGAAAAGATTGAAACCAATGATGAAAAGACAGATGGAATTGGTAAGATCTGAAAAAGGAAGAGCAAGAGCCGAAATGGACAAAGCACGATCCGAAATAGATGCTTCTAAACCAGAGATGGAAAAAGCTAAAGCCGAAATGCTGCTGGCCAAAGAAGAAATGCTAAAAGCAAAAGCCGAGATGGATGCCGCCAAAATTGAACTCGAAAAAGCCAGAGCAGAACTCAAGAATCAGAAAAAATAG
- a CDS encoding coiled-coil domain-containing protein, which yields MKTRLFYSLLFIVVFQFTLLAQDKKSTDSSDKKSVGNIYMTWNKDTPESEMNDDIKALKKHGVTIAYSDVKRNSKGEITAIKVEYADANGSNGSMSLNSPKPINTIKIYKQDDEVGFGEPSGSDFMNGSNFAYDFNPNDMMKGFQFNGNEDGLPGQQYHFEFPNGNAFGESSSKIIIKKDGKKPLVLENGNVVEGGDDYTKEELEQIKKDNKVESFSSHSKAFGNMDIEEQMKKMQEQLDEMMSKQSFSKSNKEKSDSESDSTIEEIKKATEEMKKAKLEMEKAKKELQNAKSSLKTQKA from the coding sequence ATGAAAACCAGATTGTTTTATTCGTTGTTATTCATCGTAGTATTTCAATTCACATTACTTGCACAGGACAAAAAATCAACTGATTCATCAGATAAAAAGTCAGTTGGCAATATTTACATGACGTGGAATAAAGACACGCCTGAAAGCGAAATGAATGATGATATCAAAGCTTTAAAGAAACATGGGGTTACCATCGCTTATTCTGATGTAAAACGCAACAGCAAAGGAGAAATCACCGCTATTAAAGTCGAATACGCTGACGCCAACGGAAGCAACGGCAGTATGTCATTAAACAGTCCAAAACCTATCAACACCATCAAAATCTACAAGCAGGATGACGAAGTAGGATTTGGAGAGCCAAGTGGTTCCGATTTTATGAACGGAAGCAACTTCGCTTATGACTTTAATCCGAATGATATGATGAAGGGATTTCAGTTTAATGGCAATGAAGATGGTTTACCGGGTCAGCAATATCATTTTGAATTTCCAAATGGCAATGCTTTTGGAGAATCAAGTTCTAAAATAATTATTAAAAAAGATGGCAAAAAACCGTTGGTTCTCGAGAACGGAAATGTGGTTGAAGGCGGCGATGATTATACCAAAGAGGAACTAGAGCAAATTAAAAAAGACAATAAAGTGGAGTCTTTCAGCAGCCATAGTAAAGCGTTTGGGAATATGGACATAGAAGAACAAATGAAAAAAATGCAGGAGCAGTTGGACGAAATGATGTCAAAGCAATCTTTTTCTAAATCAAATAAAGAAAAATCAGATTCAGAAAGCGACAGCACCATAGAAGAAATTAAGAAAGCCACCGAAGAAATGAAGAAAGCCAAACTCGAAATGGAAAAAGCTAAGAAAGAGCTTCAAAATGCCAAGTCGAGCTTAAAGACACAAAAAGCATAA
- a CDS encoding SsrA-binding protein, translated as MYKILAKLNKLLLPSFTKQQLDLSKAKKWQMAIIGWRYFVTTRALN; from the coding sequence ATGTATAAAATATTAGCCAAACTAAACAAACTCCTCTTACCCAGCTTTACCAAGCAGCAATTGGATTTAAGCAAAGCCAAAAAATGGCAAATGGCTATTATTGGCTGGCGTTATTTTGTGACGACACGGGCATTAAACTAA
- a CDS encoding pentapeptide repeat-containing protein produces MHSDYILDEKFEDIFFLEADIKYKEYENCNFHNCDFTDCTFQSVAFIDCNFFDCNFKDTKINYVSLRGVQFTKCDFTAVNFAMTDQVIYEFNFKDCLLDYAKFYALKLKKMQFINCSMISVDFMASDLTEAVFDNCNLRRTVFIDTIANKTDFYTSYDYTIDPEKNKLKKAVFSTDGLKGLLEKYNLVIKD; encoded by the coding sequence ATGCACTCAGATTACATACTTGACGAAAAATTTGAAGACATCTTCTTTCTCGAAGCCGATATCAAATACAAAGAATACGAAAACTGCAACTTTCACAACTGCGATTTCACCGATTGTACTTTTCAAAGCGTGGCTTTTATAGATTGTAATTTCTTTGATTGTAATTTTAAAGACACTAAAATCAATTACGTTTCCTTACGTGGTGTTCAGTTTACCAAATGTGATTTTACTGCGGTTAATTTTGCGATGACCGACCAAGTGATTTATGAATTTAACTTCAAAGATTGCTTGTTGGATTATGCCAAATTTTACGCACTGAAACTAAAGAAAATGCAGTTCATCAATTGCAGTATGATTTCGGTAGATTTTATGGCAAGCGATTTAACCGAAGCTGTATTTGATAATTGTAATTTGAGAAGAACTGTTTTTATTGATACCATTGCCAACAAAACGGATTTCTATACAAGTTATGATTATACCATTGACCCTGAAAAAAACAAGCTAAAGAAAGCTGTTTTCTCAACAGATGGTTTGAAAGGTCTTTTGGAAAAGTATAATTTGGTTATTAAAGATTAA
- the guaC gene encoding GMP reductase: protein MRIETDIKLGFKDVMIRPKRSTLNSRAQVSLEREFKFLHSTVTWTGVPIMAANMDTVGTFEMALALAKEKLFTAIHKHYTVQQWNDFIKSAPSDISDYIAVSTGTGKNDFKKIAEIFEHNPQLKFICIDVANGYSEHFVQFLRQARKEYPNKVIIAGNVVTGEMVEELLLEGADIVKVGIGPGSVCTTRVKTGVGYPQLSAIIECADAAHGLGGHIISDGGCSTPGDVAKAFGASADFVMLGGMLAGHTESGGKTLEINGEKFKQFYGMSSETAMKKHVGGVAEYRASEGKTVQVPFKGDVIGTLQDILGGIRSTCTYVGAAKLKELTKRTTFIRVIEQENRVFTK, encoded by the coding sequence ATGAGAATTGAAACCGATATAAAATTAGGCTTTAAAGATGTGATGATTCGCCCGAAACGTTCCACTTTAAACAGTAGAGCGCAAGTGAGTCTGGAACGCGAATTTAAGTTTCTGCACAGTACTGTTACCTGGACAGGAGTTCCAATTATGGCTGCCAATATGGATACTGTTGGTACTTTTGAAATGGCATTGGCTTTAGCCAAAGAAAAACTCTTTACAGCCATTCACAAGCATTATACGGTTCAGCAATGGAATGATTTTATAAAATCGGCTCCAAGTGATATAAGCGATTATATTGCGGTAAGCACCGGAACAGGAAAGAATGATTTCAAGAAAATTGCCGAAATATTTGAACACAATCCACAGCTAAAATTTATTTGTATTGATGTTGCCAATGGTTATTCGGAACACTTTGTTCAATTCTTGCGTCAGGCGCGAAAAGAATATCCTAATAAGGTAATTATTGCAGGAAACGTTGTTACCGGTGAAATGGTTGAAGAGCTACTTTTAGAAGGTGCCGATATTGTCAAAGTAGGCATTGGTCCGGGTTCTGTTTGTACGACCAGAGTAAAAACGGGTGTTGGTTATCCGCAGCTTTCTGCCATTATTGAATGTGCCGATGCGGCTCATGGACTTGGCGGACATATTATCAGCGATGGTGGTTGTTCCACTCCGGGTGATGTTGCCAAAGCTTTTGGTGCCAGTGCCGATTTTGTGATGCTTGGCGGAATGTTAGCCGGTCACACTGAGAGTGGCGGAAAAACATTGGAAATTAATGGTGAAAAGTTCAAGCAATTCTACGGAATGAGTTCGGAAACGGCCATGAAAAAGCACGTTGGGGGTGTTGCGGAATATCGAGCCAGTGAAGGAAAAACGGTTCAGGTGCCATTTAAAGGTGATGTGATTGGAACGTTGCAGGACATTTTGGGTGGAATCAGAAGTACATGTACTTATGTAGGCGCTGCAAAACTTAAAGAACTGACCAAACGAACTACGTTTATCAGGGTTATAGAACAGGAAAACAGAGTGTTTACGAAGTAA
- the miaE gene encoding tRNA-(ms[2]io[6]A)-hydroxylase yields the protein MGVLRLELPTDPRWVNIVEKNIEEILTDHAWCEQKAATNAITIITNNSEHEDLVTDLLALAKEELDHFEQVHDIIKKRGLKLGRERKDDYVNELAQYMKRSNNGSRVSGLVERLLFSAMIEARSCERFKVLSENIQDEELSKFYRELMESEAGHYTTFITYARKYGKGIDVEKRWREWIAFEAQIIANYGNKETIHG from the coding sequence ATGGGAGTATTGCGTTTAGAATTACCAACCGATCCAAGATGGGTAAACATCGTTGAGAAAAACATTGAAGAAATTCTAACGGATCACGCGTGGTGCGAACAAAAAGCGGCTACGAATGCGATAACCATTATTACCAATAACTCGGAGCACGAAGACTTGGTTACCGATTTATTGGCTTTGGCCAAAGAAGAATTAGATCATTTTGAACAGGTTCATGATATCATTAAAAAGCGTGGTTTGAAACTCGGTCGCGAGCGCAAAGACGATTATGTAAACGAATTGGCGCAATACATGAAACGAAGCAACAACGGAAGCAGAGTTTCGGGATTGGTGGAGCGTTTGCTTTTTTCGGCTATGATTGAAGCCAGAAGTTGTGAACGTTTTAAAGTGCTATCCGAAAACATTCAGGATGAAGAATTGTCAAAATTCTACAGAGAACTGATGGAAAGCGAAGCCGGGCATTATACTACTTTTATAACCTATGCCCGAAAATATGGCAAAGGCATTGATGTTGAAAAACGTTGGCGCGAGTGGATTGCTTTCGAAGCGCAAATCATTGCCAATTACGGAAATAAAGAAACCATTCACGGTTAA